In Papio anubis isolate 15944 chromosome 20, Panubis1.0, whole genome shotgun sequence, a single window of DNA contains:
- the ELOF1 gene encoding transcription elongation factor 1 homolog, with amino-acid sequence MGRRKSKRKPPPKKKMTGTLETQFTCPFCNHEKSCDVKMDRARNTGVISCTVCLEEFQTPITYLSEPVDVYSDWIDACEAANQ; translated from the exons ATGGGGCGCAGAAAGTCCAAACGAAAGCCGCCTCCCAAGAAGAAGATGACGGGCACCCTCGAGACCCAGTTCACCTGCCCCTTCTGCAACCACGAGAAATCCTGTGATGTGAAAAT GGACCGTGCCCGCAACACCGGAGTCATCTCTTGTACTGTGTGCCTAGAGGAATTCCAGACGCCCATAACGT ATCTGTCAGAACCCGTGGATGTGTACAGTGATTGGATAGACGCCTGCGAGGCAGCCAATCAGTAG
- the CNN1 gene encoding calponin-1 isoform X1 produces MALEETRAASGASKTCEEGRGCRRNFSCCLGPQRQYCATTPRQSPPASMSSAHFNRGPAYGLSAEVKNKLAQKYDHQREQELREWIEGVTGRRIGNNFMDGLKDGIILCEFINKLQPGSVKKINESTQNWHQLENIGNFIKAITKYGVKPHDIFEANDLFENTNHTQVQSTLLALASMAKTKGNKVNVGVKYAEKQERKFEPEKLREGRNIIGLQMGTNKFASQQGMTAYGTRRHLYDPKLGTDQPLDQATISLQMGTNKGASQAGMTAPGTKRQIFEPGLGMEHCDTLNVSLQMGSNKGASQRGMTVYGLPRQVYDPKYCLTPEYPELGEPAHNHHAHNYYNSA; encoded by the exons ATGGCCTTGGAAGAGACCCGGGCCGCCTCCGGAGCTTCAAAAACGTGTGAGGAGGGAAGAGGGTGCAGACGGAACTTCAGCTGCTGCCTTGGTCCTCAGCGTCAGTACTGCGCCACTACCCCCCGCCAGAGCCCACCGGCCAGCATGTCCTCTGCTCACTTCAACCGAGGCCCTGCCTACGGGCTGTCAGCCGAGGTTAAGAACAAG CTGGCCCAGAAGTACGACCACCAGCGGGAGCAGGAGCTGAGAGAGTGGATCGAGGGGGTGACAGGCCGTCGCATCGGCAACAACTTCATGGACGGCCTCAAAGATGGCATCATTCTTTGCGA ATTCATCAATAAGCTGCAGCCAGGCTCTGTGAAGAAGATCAATGAGTCAACCCAAAATTGGCACCAG CTGGAGAACATTGGCAACTTCATCAAGGCCATCACCAAGTATGGGGTGAAGCCCCACGACATCTTTGAGGCCAACGACCTGTTTGAGAACACCAACCATACACAGGTGCAGTCCACCCTTCTGGCTTTGGCCAGCATG GCCAAGACGAAAGGAAACAAGGTGAATGTGGGGGTGAAGTACGCAGAGAAGCAGGAGCGGAAATTCGAGCCGGAGAAGCTAAGAGAAGGGCGGAACATCATCGGGTTGCAG ATGGGCACCAACAAGTTTGCCAGCCAGCAGGGCATGACGGCCTACGGCACCCGGCGCCACCTCTACGACCCCAAGCTGGGCACGGACCAGCCTCTGGACCAGGCGACCATCAGCCTGCAGATGGGCACCAACAAAGGAGCCAGCCAG GCTGGCATGACCGCGCCAGGGACCAAGCGGCAGATCTTTGAGCCGGGGCTGGGCATGGAGCACTGCGACACGCTCAATGTCAGCCTGCAGATGGGCAGCAACAAGGGCGCCTCGCAGCGGGGCATGACGGTGTATGGGCTGCCACGCCAGGTCTATGACCCCAAGTACTGTCTGACGCCTGAGTACCCGGAGCTGGGCGAGCCCGCCCACAACCACCACGCACATAACTACTACAATTCCGCCTAG
- the CNN1 gene encoding calponin-1 isoform X2: MERQRCMTSTPLQASTQGHLLRLPASLPELAQKYDHQREQELREWIEGVTGRRIGNNFMDGLKDGIILCEFINKLQPGSVKKINESTQNWHQLENIGNFIKAITKYGVKPHDIFEANDLFENTNHTQVQSTLLALASMAKTKGNKVNVGVKYAEKQERKFEPEKLREGRNIIGLQMGTNKFASQQGMTAYGTRRHLYDPKLGTDQPLDQATISLQMGTNKGASQAGMTAPGTKRQIFEPGLGMEHCDTLNVSLQMGSNKGASQRGMTVYGLPRQVYDPKYCLTPEYPELGEPAHNHHAHNYYNSA, translated from the exons atggagagacagagatgtaTGACCAGCACACCTCTGCAAGCCAGCACCCAGGGGCACCTCCTTAGACTTCCTGCTTCCCTTCCTGAG CTGGCCCAGAAGTACGACCACCAGCGGGAGCAGGAGCTGAGAGAGTGGATCGAGGGGGTGACAGGCCGTCGCATCGGCAACAACTTCATGGACGGCCTCAAAGATGGCATCATTCTTTGCGA ATTCATCAATAAGCTGCAGCCAGGCTCTGTGAAGAAGATCAATGAGTCAACCCAAAATTGGCACCAG CTGGAGAACATTGGCAACTTCATCAAGGCCATCACCAAGTATGGGGTGAAGCCCCACGACATCTTTGAGGCCAACGACCTGTTTGAGAACACCAACCATACACAGGTGCAGTCCACCCTTCTGGCTTTGGCCAGCATG GCCAAGACGAAAGGAAACAAGGTGAATGTGGGGGTGAAGTACGCAGAGAAGCAGGAGCGGAAATTCGAGCCGGAGAAGCTAAGAGAAGGGCGGAACATCATCGGGTTGCAG ATGGGCACCAACAAGTTTGCCAGCCAGCAGGGCATGACGGCCTACGGCACCCGGCGCCACCTCTACGACCCCAAGCTGGGCACGGACCAGCCTCTGGACCAGGCGACCATCAGCCTGCAGATGGGCACCAACAAAGGAGCCAGCCAG GCTGGCATGACCGCGCCAGGGACCAAGCGGCAGATCTTTGAGCCGGGGCTGGGCATGGAGCACTGCGACACGCTCAATGTCAGCCTGCAGATGGGCAGCAACAAGGGCGCCTCGCAGCGGGGCATGACGGTGTATGGGCTGCCACGCCAGGTCTATGACCCCAAGTACTGTCTGACGCCTGAGTACCCGGAGCTGGGCGAGCCCGCCCACAACCACCACGCACATAACTACTACAATTCCGCCTAG